The following nucleotide sequence is from Apium graveolens cultivar Ventura chromosome 4, ASM990537v1, whole genome shotgun sequence.
CCTTAAAGTTTCCATctcccgaattcttcaaaaaatcaACTCCAAGAACCTTATTATCGGACTTATACGAAGCCTTAACCACATCACCGCCATTAAACTTCTGCGAAAGAGCTAATTTCCACGCCTTGCTAGCGAAATTATAACCAGGCTCGACCGTAGTCAAACCTTTATGCGAATAGCTATACTTAATCTTCGAGTTACCGGAACCAAAATCATATCTACCAGACACCGCATTATCGGAATTGAGCTCAAGCTTCCCTCCCAATGAAGTATAATTATGCGCCCTAGCGTGAGCATACCTCAAGTGTACCGGTTTTTTCATAACCTTAAACGAGTTGAAAAATTGAAACCTAAAATCCTAAATTCAaccaaattaattaattaaaatttaaaacaaCTCAATTAAATATTTAATTCTGGCGGGAAAC
It contains:
- the LOC141716684 gene encoding outer envelope pore protein 24B, chloroplastic-like, which produces MASASITTRYDALTKQTYAAGALAFDNSDLNLAAAVADTSSLLSSGVSLKSLALEKSDAFSLEYNVSDRDFRFQFFNSFKVMKKPVHLRYAHARAHNYTSLGGKLELNSDNAVSGRYDFGSGNSKIKYSYSHKGLTTVEPGYNFASKAWKLALSQKFNGGDVVKASYKSDNKVLGVDFLKNSGDGNFKVSASLNLAEKLTFPTVHAQSTWNFNM